A DNA window from Novosphingobium sp. RL4 contains the following coding sequences:
- a CDS encoding conjugal transfer protein TraG, with translation MTPTRLLIDQILLVLAIVVAGVWFSTQWAAAELAYQTELGTAWFWIGDLPVFRPWSIFVWWYHFDAYAPTIFDEAGAIAAASGLVGCGVAIAGSVLRARQGKNVTTYGSARWANARDIRKAGLLASQGVFLGHVDGNYLRHDGPEHVMAFAPTRSGKGVGLVVPTLFAWTGSAIIHDIKGENWQLTAGWRSRFSHCLLFNPTDPRSTRYNPLLEVRRGIHEVRDVQNIADILVDPEGALERRSHWEKTSHSLLVGAILHVLYAEEEKTLARVATFLSDPSRSFANTLHVMMATNHLGSKEAPRVHPVVASAAREVLNKSVNERSGVLSTAMSFLGLYRDPTVSAVTAVSDWRIADLVRGKHPLSLYLVIPPSDISRTKPLIRLILNQIGRRLTEELPSQPVAGQRSTKPSRHQILMMLDEFPALGRLDFFETSLAFLAGYGVRAFLIAQSLNQIEKAYGEFNSILDNCHVRVAFATNDERTAKRISDALGTATEQRAMRNYAGHRLAPWLAHVMVSRQETARALLTPGEVMQLEPSEELVLVSGTRPIRASKLRYYSDPTFAGCVHTPPQSGEDGYRDVPPASPNDWSGSIRAVDDRLAEMVGEGNEDDDGLDQARQPEAAGPPVSVDEPATADALGLPDDIDDLAAEKRALDRLAQQRLVRATYALNAGERADQLQLGLGE, from the coding sequence ATGACCCCGACCCGACTGCTAATCGATCAGATCCTGCTCGTCCTGGCGATCGTCGTCGCCGGCGTCTGGTTCTCAACGCAATGGGCCGCGGCCGAACTCGCCTATCAGACTGAACTAGGCACAGCCTGGTTCTGGATTGGCGATCTTCCCGTATTTCGTCCTTGGTCGATCTTCGTCTGGTGGTACCACTTTGATGCTTATGCGCCGACCATCTTCGATGAAGCAGGGGCCATTGCCGCGGCCAGCGGGCTTGTTGGCTGTGGCGTTGCCATCGCCGGTTCAGTCTTGCGGGCGCGGCAGGGCAAGAATGTCACGACTTACGGCTCGGCGCGCTGGGCAAATGCGCGCGACATCCGCAAAGCTGGCTTGCTGGCTTCCCAAGGTGTTTTTCTCGGTCATGTTGACGGGAATTACCTGCGCCATGACGGTCCGGAGCATGTCATGGCCTTTGCGCCGACCCGTTCAGGCAAGGGCGTTGGGCTTGTCGTGCCGACGCTTTTCGCGTGGACCGGCTCTGCCATCATTCACGACATCAAGGGCGAAAACTGGCAACTGACCGCCGGCTGGCGGTCGCGTTTCTCGCATTGCCTGCTGTTCAACCCGACCGATCCGCGCTCGACGCGATACAATCCCCTTCTGGAAGTGCGCCGCGGCATTCACGAAGTGCGCGACGTTCAGAACATCGCCGATATCCTCGTTGATCCCGAAGGAGCGCTGGAACGCCGGAGCCACTGGGAAAAGACCAGTCACTCCCTGCTCGTGGGCGCCATTCTCCATGTGCTCTATGCCGAGGAGGAAAAGACCCTCGCGCGTGTTGCGACGTTCCTTTCGGATCCTTCGCGCAGCTTCGCCAATACCCTGCATGTCATGATGGCGACGAACCATCTGGGTTCCAAGGAAGCGCCGCGGGTTCATCCAGTCGTTGCTTCAGCTGCTCGCGAGGTCCTCAACAAGTCGGTAAACGAGCGCTCAGGCGTCCTTTCGACCGCAATGTCGTTCCTGGGGCTCTATCGCGATCCCACGGTTTCGGCGGTGACGGCAGTGTCCGACTGGCGCATTGCGGACCTTGTCCGCGGCAAGCACCCGCTTTCGCTCTATCTGGTCATTCCGCCCTCGGACATCAGTCGCACCAAACCGCTCATTCGCCTGATCCTCAACCAGATCGGTCGCCGCCTGACTGAGGAGTTGCCAAGCCAGCCGGTCGCGGGTCAGCGTTCGACCAAGCCGTCGCGTCACCAAATCCTGATGATGCTCGACGAGTTCCCGGCTCTCGGCCGCCTCGACTTCTTCGAGACCAGCCTTGCCTTCCTTGCGGGCTACGGAGTCCGCGCCTTCCTTATCGCGCAGAGCCTAAACCAGATCGAGAAAGCCTACGGCGAATTCAACTCGATCCTCGACAATTGCCATGTTCGGGTAGCCTTCGCGACCAACGACGAACGCACGGCCAAGCGGATTTCCGATGCCCTGGGCACTGCGACCGAACAGCGTGCCATGCGCAACTATGCCGGGCATCGACTCGCGCCGTGGCTCGCCCATGTTATGGTGAGCCGCCAGGAGACGGCCCGCGCGCTGCTGACGCCGGGCGAAGTCATGCAGCTGGAGCCGAGCGAGGAGCTGGTGCTCGTCTCCGGCACCCGCCCAATCCGCGCCTCCAAGCTGCGCTACTACAGCGATCCGACATTTGCCGGCTGTGTACATACTCCCCCGCAGTCAGGTGAGGACGGATATCGGGATGTGCCACCGGCGAGCCCCAACGATTGGTCCGGCTCCATTCGCGCGGTCGATGATCGCCTGGCAGAAATGGTGGGCGAGGGGAATGAAGACGATGACGGCCTCGATCAGGCCCGTCAGCCTGAAGCAGCCGGGCCGCCTGTCTCCGTCGATGAGCCTGCAACAGCTGACGCCCTGGGGCTACCCGATGATATCGATGATCTCGCTGCCGAGAAGCGCGCCCTCGACCGACTAGCCCAACAGCGACTGGTTCGCGCGACCTATGCGCTCAATGCCGGCGAACGCGCCGACCAGCTTCAATTGGGGCTCGGAGAATGA
- a CDS encoding CopG family transcriptional regulator, which produces MSRKVRHQVFLTQPVSDRLANLAAGKGVSKSDLLATAFVAWLDRAAYSELDVIFGRRLDAMTHKLDRLVRESTIELETLALFIRYVLTVSPPLAEDDQAGRAAGSLRFEAFLSQVARQVALGKRTLGDEVGR; this is translated from the coding sequence ATGAGCAGGAAGGTCCGACATCAGGTTTTCCTGACACAGCCCGTCAGCGACAGGCTCGCCAATCTCGCGGCAGGGAAGGGGGTCAGCAAGTCCGATCTTCTTGCTACGGCGTTTGTCGCCTGGCTCGATCGGGCTGCGTATTCCGAACTGGACGTGATTTTCGGCCGCAGGCTCGACGCAATGACGCACAAGCTCGATAGGCTGGTCCGCGAAAGCACAATCGAACTCGAGACCCTGGCTCTCTTCATTCGCTACGTTCTCACGGTGAGCCCGCCGCTTGCCGAAGACGATCAAGCGGGGCGGGCTGCCGGGAGCCTGCGTTTCGAGGCATTCCTGTCCCAGGTTGCCCGGCAGGTGGCGCTTGGAAAACGCACACTTGGTGATGAGGTCGGGCGATGA
- the trbB gene encoding P-type conjugative transfer ATPase TrbB has product MSGDATAARRRAMLRTAMGPAIEAALGDPRVIEIMVNPDGALRVDVLGEGRVDTDVRIASEQVERIIRLVASHARAEVHADSPIVSAELPPHGDCAGERFEGVLPPVSLAPCFSIRKPAARIHTLTDYVADGIMTSDAAETLRAAVLDRRNVLVVGGTSSGKTTLANALLAEMAALDERVVLIEDTRELQCPAPDTVALRTRQGVATIADLVRSTLRLRPDRIIVGEVRGPEALDMLKAWNTGHPGGIATIHANGASAALHRLEGLVQEAVVTVPRHLIAEAIDLVVVISGRGLARRISAIASLDGFDAVSGEYRLHELCFPTTRFPSSSKGE; this is encoded by the coding sequence ATGAGCGGCGATGCAACCGCCGCGCGCCGGCGCGCAATGCTGCGTACCGCCATGGGCCCGGCAATCGAGGCGGCGCTCGGCGATCCGCGCGTCATCGAGATCATGGTCAATCCTGATGGCGCGCTGAGGGTCGATGTGCTCGGCGAGGGCAGGGTGGATACCGACGTGCGCATTGCGTCCGAGCAGGTCGAACGCATCATCCGCCTGGTCGCCAGCCACGCCCGCGCGGAAGTCCACGCCGACAGCCCGATTGTATCGGCCGAGCTACCCCCGCACGGCGATTGCGCCGGCGAGCGTTTCGAAGGCGTATTGCCGCCGGTCTCGCTGGCGCCGTGCTTCTCCATCCGCAAACCCGCCGCGCGCATCCACACGCTAACCGACTACGTCGCGGATGGGATCATGACGTCGGACGCAGCAGAAACTCTGCGTGCCGCCGTACTGGATCGCCGGAACGTGCTGGTCGTCGGCGGCACCAGTTCCGGCAAGACGACGCTTGCCAATGCGCTGCTGGCCGAGATGGCCGCGCTCGATGAGCGCGTGGTGCTGATCGAGGACACGCGAGAGCTGCAATGCCCGGCGCCCGACACGGTCGCGTTGCGTACTCGCCAGGGCGTCGCGACGATCGCCGACCTCGTTCGCTCGACCCTGCGGCTGCGCCCCGATCGCATTATCGTTGGCGAAGTGCGCGGACCTGAAGCGCTCGACATGCTCAAGGCCTGGAACACCGGTCATCCGGGCGGGATCGCAACGATCCATGCCAATGGCGCGTCCGCCGCGCTGCACCGGCTTGAAGGGCTGGTGCAGGAGGCGGTCGTCACGGTGCCACGCCATCTCATTGCCGAAGCCATCGACCTCGTCGTCGTCATCTCGGGGCGGGGCCTTGCCCGCCGGATCTCGGCCATTGCCAGCCTCGACGGCTTCGATGCGGTTAGCGGCGAGTACCGCCTGCACGAGCTGTGCTTCCCAACCACCCGCTTCCCTTCCAGCAGCAAAGGAGAATGA
- a CDS encoding TrbC/VirB2 family protein, whose translation MAASLTISAQTWAAGSGMPWEEPLEQILESVQGPVAKIVAVIIIIVTGLTLAFGETSGGFRRLIQIVFGLSIAFAASSFFLSFFSFGGGALIA comes from the coding sequence ATGGCTGCATCTCTCACAATCTCCGCGCAGACCTGGGCTGCCGGCTCCGGCATGCCCTGGGAGGAACCACTTGAGCAGATCCTGGAATCCGTGCAGGGCCCCGTCGCCAAAATCGTTGCGGTCATCATCATCATCGTCACCGGCCTGACGCTGGCGTTCGGCGAGACCTCGGGCGGTTTCCGCCGACTGATCCAGATCGTCTTCGGCCTCTCGATCGCGTTTGCCGCCTCGAGCTTCTTCCTCTCGTTCTTCAGCTTTGGCGGCGGAGCGCTGATCGCATGA
- a CDS encoding VirB3 family type IV secretion system protein, producing the protein MMAAGQHIEGFEVPIHVSLGAPILLGGAPRGIAIVNGTLAMAVGLGLQQWLAGLFIWAAGHSLAVLAARRDPDFAPVLLRHLRQKGYLAC; encoded by the coding sequence ATGATGGCGGCCGGCCAGCACATCGAGGGCTTTGAGGTCCCGATCCATGTGAGCCTCGGCGCGCCGATCCTTCTGGGCGGCGCGCCGCGCGGGATCGCCATCGTCAACGGCACGCTCGCCATGGCCGTCGGCCTCGGGCTCCAGCAGTGGCTGGCCGGCCTCTTCATCTGGGCAGCGGGGCACAGCCTCGCCGTCCTCGCGGCGCGGCGCGATCCCGACTTTGCGCCTGTCCTGCTCCGCCACTTGCGCCAGAAAGGATATCTCGCGTGCTGA
- the trbE gene encoding conjugal transfer protein TrbE, protein MLNLAEYRSKAGRLADHLPWAALVAPGVVLNKDGSFLRVLEYRGPDMESATEAELVSIAARANNVLRRFGSGWAVFFEAERREAAVYPDDPFPDAASWLVDRERRAAFLAEGKHYESAYFLTLTWLPPGDSEDAAGRRLVERADDERGRDWRASLAGFIAETDRALDLFEGFMPEIRALDSAELLTYLHTTISDQRHPVRVPETPMYLDGLLVDTPLVGGLEPMLGGRHIRTISVLGFPNVSRPGILDALNHQDFAYRWVTRFIALDKAEATKVLTSLRRQWFNKRKSLTAMLREVMYNTPAQLLDSDADNKVADADLALQALGGDHVAFGYLTTTITVSDTDRSAVEAKMRQIERVLGGLGFTTIRERVNAVEAWLSSLPGHVYANVRQPLVHTLNLAHLMPLSAVWAGPAGNDHLRGSALLHAKTSGSTPFRLSNHAGDVGHMFVAGPTGAGKSVLLALMILQFRRYPGAQVYVFDKGLSARAAVLACGGAHHALGLGSEAGALAFQPLRQIDDPAQRAWAAHWISAILTQENVVVTPEVKDQVWLALGSLASAPPAERTITGLTLLLQLKALRTALGPYTIDGAYGGLLDASESPLHLADLQCFETEALMGHASVVGPVLTYLFHRLEERFDGRPTLLVLDEAWIFLDHPLFAARIREWLKVLRKRNVSVLFATQSLADIAGSPIAPALIESCPQRILLPNDRAIEPQSREIYERFGLSERQIELIARSTPKRHYYLQSARGNRLFELGLGDVALALCGSSDPMTQARIDAVLAEHGRDEFFARFLEGTHAAWAADLIGTYPGPRAWSL, encoded by the coding sequence GTGCTGAACCTCGCCGAATATCGCAGCAAGGCCGGCCGCCTTGCCGACCATCTGCCCTGGGCCGCGCTAGTCGCGCCGGGCGTGGTGCTCAACAAGGACGGGAGTTTCCTGCGGGTCCTCGAATACCGCGGCCCGGATATGGAATCGGCGACCGAAGCCGAACTCGTCTCGATCGCGGCGCGGGCCAACAATGTGCTGCGCCGGTTCGGCTCGGGCTGGGCGGTGTTTTTCGAGGCGGAGCGCCGCGAAGCGGCTGTCTATCCCGACGATCCCTTTCCCGATGCGGCAAGCTGGCTGGTCGACCGTGAACGCCGTGCCGCTTTCCTCGCCGAGGGCAAGCATTACGAGAGCGCCTATTTTCTGACGCTGACTTGGCTGCCGCCAGGCGACAGCGAGGATGCGGCAGGGCGCCGGCTTGTCGAGCGCGCGGACGATGAGAGGGGCCGCGACTGGCGCGCCTCCCTCGCAGGCTTCATCGCCGAGACCGACCGCGCGCTCGATCTTTTCGAGGGTTTTATGCCCGAGATCCGCGCGCTCGATAGCGCAGAGCTCCTGACCTATCTGCACACGACCATCTCGGATCAGCGGCATCCGGTACGCGTGCCCGAAACGCCGATGTATCTCGATGGCCTACTCGTTGACACGCCGCTGGTTGGCGGGCTCGAACCGATGCTGGGAGGCCGGCACATCCGCACGATCTCGGTACTTGGATTTCCCAATGTCAGCCGGCCTGGCATCCTGGATGCGCTCAATCATCAGGATTTTGCATACCGCTGGGTCACCCGCTTCATCGCGCTCGACAAGGCGGAGGCCACCAAGGTCCTGACCAGCCTGCGGCGGCAATGGTTCAACAAGCGCAAGTCGCTCACCGCCATGCTGCGTGAAGTGATGTACAACACGCCTGCGCAGCTCCTCGACAGCGATGCCGACAACAAGGTCGCCGATGCCGATCTCGCGCTTCAGGCGCTCGGGGGTGACCATGTCGCCTTCGGCTACCTGACGACGACGATCACGGTGAGCGATACCGACCGCAGCGCCGTCGAAGCCAAGATGCGACAAATTGAACGTGTGCTGGGTGGTCTCGGCTTCACGACGATCCGCGAACGCGTCAACGCGGTCGAAGCCTGGCTGTCTTCGCTTCCGGGTCACGTCTACGCCAACGTCCGCCAGCCGCTGGTTCACACCTTGAACCTTGCCCACTTGATGCCGCTTTCGGCGGTCTGGGCCGGACCTGCTGGCAACGATCATCTGCGTGGCTCGGCCTTGCTCCATGCCAAGACGTCGGGATCGACGCCGTTCCGGCTGTCGAACCACGCCGGCGATGTCGGGCACATGTTCGTGGCCGGGCCAACCGGCGCGGGCAAATCCGTCTTGCTGGCGCTGATGATCCTGCAGTTCCGCCGATATCCCGGCGCGCAGGTCTATGTGTTCGACAAAGGCCTCTCCGCTCGGGCGGCGGTACTCGCCTGCGGCGGCGCGCATCATGCGCTTGGGCTTGGCAGTGAAGCAGGCGCGTTGGCCTTCCAGCCCTTGCGCCAGATCGATGACCCGGCGCAGCGCGCATGGGCAGCCCATTGGATCAGTGCCATCCTCACGCAGGAGAACGTGGTCGTCACCCCGGAGGTGAAAGATCAGGTCTGGCTGGCGCTGGGGAGCCTGGCGAGCGCGCCGCCGGCGGAGCGTACAATCACGGGCCTCACCTTGCTGCTGCAATTGAAGGCGCTGCGCACGGCACTCGGACCGTACACGATCGACGGGGCCTATGGCGGTCTGCTCGATGCCTCGGAGAGCCCGCTGCACCTCGCGGACCTGCAATGTTTTGAGACCGAGGCGCTGATGGGCCACGCTTCGGTCGTCGGGCCCGTGCTGACGTATCTGTTTCACCGGCTCGAGGAGCGGTTCGATGGGCGCCCGACCTTGCTGGTGCTCGACGAGGCGTGGATCTTCCTCGATCACCCGCTGTTTGCGGCCCGCATCCGTGAATGGCTCAAGGTCCTGCGCAAACGCAACGTCTCGGTGCTGTTCGCCACGCAGAGCCTGGCCGACATCGCCGGCTCGCCGATTGCGCCCGCGCTCATCGAAAGCTGCCCCCAGCGCATCCTCCTGCCGAATGACCGTGCCATCGAGCCGCAAAGTCGCGAGATCTACGAGCGCTTCGGCCTCAGCGAACGGCAGATCGAGTTGATCGCCCGCTCGACGCCGAAGCGCCACTACTACCTCCAATCCGCCCGAGGGAACCGGTTGTTCGAGCTGGGGCTGGGGGATGTGGCGCTGGCGCTGTGCGGCAGTTCCGATCCGATGACGCAGGCGCGGATCGATGCGGTGCTCGCCGAACATGGCCGCGACGAATTCTTCGCGCGCTTCCTCGAGGGTACGCACGCTGCCTGGGCGGCCGATCTGATCGGCACCTACCCCGGCCCACGCGCCTGGAGCCTGTGA
- the trbJ gene encoding P-type conjugative transfer protein TrbJ: MMMQISFHPFPAKPIRRLGTDVAVVALVATGGLALDVMIASPPAHALVVYDPSNYAQNVLTAARALKQVNNQIQSLQNEAQSLVNQAKHLSTVSFPELQALTQTLQKIDTLMGQAQNIQFKVASVDQEFSRLYPGASNQSLKLDDQVTAARSRLDTEVTAYRHTAVMQAQIAENVEADATTMNALVQRSQGAEGTLQALQVTNQLLALTAKQQFQIEQMLAAQFRAQSVGDANRAQAESEAQAAMTKFLGTGSAYTPN; the protein is encoded by the coding sequence ATGATGATGCAGATATCGTTTCACCCATTTCCGGCCAAGCCGATCCGTAGGTTAGGCACCGATGTTGCCGTGGTGGCACTCGTGGCTACCGGCGGCCTCGCGCTCGATGTGATGATTGCCAGTCCGCCCGCCCATGCATTGGTGGTCTACGACCCGAGCAACTATGCGCAGAATGTGCTGACGGCGGCGCGGGCACTCAAGCAGGTCAACAACCAGATCCAGTCGCTGCAGAATGAGGCCCAAAGCCTCGTCAATCAAGCCAAGCACCTTTCGACGGTGAGCTTCCCCGAACTGCAGGCGCTGACGCAGACGCTCCAGAAGATCGATACCCTGATGGGGCAGGCGCAGAACATCCAGTTCAAGGTCGCGAGCGTCGATCAGGAGTTCAGTCGGCTCTATCCGGGCGCTTCCAACCAGTCGCTGAAGCTCGACGATCAGGTGACGGCGGCGCGATCGCGGCTCGACACCGAAGTCACCGCCTATCGCCACACGGCGGTGATGCAGGCGCAGATCGCCGAGAATGTGGAAGCCGATGCGACCACGATGAACGCGCTGGTCCAGCGCAGCCAGGGCGCAGAGGGGACGCTGCAGGCACTGCAGGTGACCAACCAGCTACTCGCACTGACCGCCAAGCAGCAGTTCCAGATCGAGCAGATGCTGGCTGCCCAGTTCCGCGCCCAGTCGGTCGGCGATGCCAACCGCGCGCAGGCCGAGAGCGAAGCCCAGGCCGCGATGACGAAATTCCTCGGTACGGGCTCGGCTTACACCCCGAACTAG
- the trbL gene encoding P-type conjugative transfer protein TrbL, which produces MDDLNIIDQFMTAFIRYIDSGFGLLGGDVRFLTATLIAIDVTLAGLFWALAGEDNVLGRFIRKVLYVGAFAFIINSFSALADIIFRSFAQAGITAGGGSLTTDDLLRPGRLAGTGFSAAWPLLEQAGKLLTVTSFFQNALQIVVLLLAWLLVILAFFILAVQMFVCIIEFKLVGLAGFILVPFALWNRTSFLAERVLGHIVSSGIKVMVLAVIVGIGSNFFDQFTQALQGQEPDVGQAMSLVLASLALFGLGIFAPSVASGLASGAPQLGAGAAAGTVLGAGGVAMLAGGGAVAGARLAGTALTGIRAGTSMGASASVAGSRSHGGPGHAGPSGGHSAPSGGAGHPAAPSKSGPSAPQSSAGTSSPNSQSDNSNASSSPSDTTAESGEGTPQWAKTLRAEQTARHRRDVAIHAVQQGDRGGGSTTPDISERND; this is translated from the coding sequence GTGGACGACCTCAACATCATCGATCAGTTCATGACCGCCTTCATCCGCTACATCGACAGCGGCTTCGGGCTGCTGGGCGGCGATGTCCGGTTCCTGACCGCGACGCTGATCGCGATTGATGTGACGCTGGCAGGCCTGTTCTGGGCACTCGCCGGCGAGGACAATGTGCTTGGCCGGTTCATTCGCAAGGTGCTTTACGTCGGCGCCTTTGCGTTCATCATCAACAGCTTCTCGGCGCTCGCCGACATCATCTTTCGCTCGTTTGCGCAGGCCGGGATCACTGCCGGCGGTGGCTCGCTCACCACCGACGATCTGCTGCGGCCCGGGCGCCTGGCCGGGACCGGCTTTTCTGCGGCATGGCCGCTGCTCGAGCAGGCAGGCAAGCTGCTCACCGTTACCAGTTTCTTCCAGAACGCGCTGCAGATCGTGGTGCTGCTGCTTGCTTGGCTGCTGGTGATCCTCGCCTTCTTCATCCTCGCCGTGCAGATGTTCGTCTGCATCATCGAGTTCAAGCTGGTGGGGCTTGCCGGTTTTATCCTGGTGCCTTTTGCGCTGTGGAACCGGACCAGCTTTCTGGCCGAGCGCGTGCTGGGCCATATCGTGAGCTCGGGCATCAAGGTCATGGTGCTCGCGGTCATTGTCGGCATCGGATCGAACTTCTTCGATCAGTTCACGCAGGCGCTGCAAGGGCAGGAGCCCGATGTCGGCCAGGCGATGAGCCTTGTGCTTGCGAGCCTTGCACTTTTCGGCCTCGGTATCTTCGCGCCATCGGTCGCCAGCGGTCTGGCGTCGGGGGCGCCGCAGCTGGGAGCCGGCGCGGCCGCCGGTACGGTGCTGGGCGCTGGCGGCGTTGCCATGCTGGCAGGCGGCGGTGCGGTCGCGGGTGCCCGTCTTGCTGGCACTGCGCTGACAGGTATCCGGGCCGGCACGTCAATGGGTGCGAGCGCATCGGTCGCAGGATCGCGCAGTCACGGTGGCCCGGGCCATGCGGGGCCGAGCGGCGGCCATTCGGCTCCGTCTGGAGGGGCAGGACATCCCGCTGCTCCATCGAAGTCAGGGCCATCAGCGCCGCAGTCCTCTGCGGGTACCTCCTCCCCGAATTCGCAATCCGACAACTCGAACGCTTCCTCATCGCCATCGGACACGACGGCCGAAAGCGGCGAGGGAACGCCGCAATGGGCCAAGACCCTGCGGGCCGAACAGACCGCCCGTCATCGCCGCGATGTCGCGATCCATGCCGTGCAGCAGGGCGATCGCGGCGGCGGCTCCACCACACCTGACATCAGCGAAAGGAACGACTGA
- the trbF gene encoding conjugal transfer protein TrbF has product MRFKRSVQLYGRTPLPETPFQRAAQLWDERIGSARVQARNWRIMAFGCLGLSCSMAGGLIWQSLQSRVVPYVVAVDRLGEPRAVSEAEALYQPTDPQIAWALSKFIGHVRGVSLDPIVMREGWLEAYDFSTQRGSRFLSEYARASGALTGLGERSVSVQVTSVVRASDTSFQVKWIENAFERGSASGTSHWTAILTIVQQPLRDSETLRKNPLGIYVDAIDWSRELDVPAPAAAGSPSPSNPSASPVREEPGATMPTLSNSNPDEAKEVLP; this is encoded by the coding sequence ATGCGCTTCAAACGCAGCGTCCAGCTCTATGGGCGCACTCCGCTTCCCGAGACACCTTTCCAACGCGCCGCGCAGCTCTGGGACGAGCGGATCGGCTCGGCCCGGGTTCAGGCCCGGAACTGGCGGATCATGGCCTTCGGCTGCCTCGGGCTCTCTTGCAGCATGGCCGGCGGCCTCATCTGGCAATCACTCCAAAGCCGTGTGGTGCCCTATGTCGTTGCCGTCGATCGGCTCGGGGAGCCGCGTGCGGTCAGCGAGGCTGAGGCCCTCTACCAACCGACCGATCCGCAGATCGCCTGGGCCCTGTCCAAGTTCATTGGTCACGTACGGGGCGTCTCGCTCGATCCGATCGTCATGCGCGAGGGTTGGCTCGAAGCCTACGATTTCTCGACCCAGCGCGGGAGCCGCTTCCTGAGCGAATATGCACGGGCATCGGGAGCGTTGACGGGGCTCGGCGAACGCAGCGTGTCGGTCCAGGTGACCAGCGTCGTCCGGGCTTCCGACACCAGCTTCCAGGTCAAGTGGATCGAAAACGCGTTCGAGCGCGGCAGTGCGTCGGGGACCAGCCATTGGACGGCGATCCTGACCATCGTCCAGCAGCCGCTCAGGGACAGCGAGACGCTGCGCAAGAACCCGCTCGGCATCTACGTCGATGCCATCGACTGGAGCCGGGAGCTCGATGTGCCTGCACCTGCGGCAGCTGGTTCGCCATCGCCATCCAATCCGAGTGCCAGCCCCGTCCGCGAGGAACCTGGGGCGACCATGCCGACGCTTTCCAATTCCAATCCTGATGAAGCCAAGGAGGTTCTGCCATGA
- the trbG gene encoding P-type conjugative transfer protein TrbG: protein MKTSLLAAAAFAVGVHPVDLPASAKVPASAMRRGSAEPSSNAWVNARQVYLWSDGTVYHAYTQPGMITDIALQTGEGLIAVAAGDTARWVIGDTSSGTGDDKRTHVLVKPFSTGLATNLVITTDRRTYHLLLTSQANAGMSALSWNYPLDELVAVKAAQAAAELAKPVAAGLGVEQLYFGYVITGDMPTWRPLRAFDDGRQTFIEFPASIGVDEAPPLFLIGADGAAELVNYRMKGRFYEVDRIFAVAELRLGTRKQQVVRITRGGEGRARR from the coding sequence ATGAAGACTTCGCTGCTGGCCGCGGCGGCCTTTGCCGTGGGTGTCCATCCGGTGGATTTGCCGGCGAGCGCAAAAGTGCCCGCGAGCGCCATGCGCCGCGGCAGCGCGGAGCCATCATCCAACGCCTGGGTCAATGCCCGGCAAGTCTATCTCTGGTCCGATGGCACCGTGTACCATGCCTATACGCAACCGGGCATGATCACCGATATCGCGTTGCAGACGGGCGAGGGGCTGATCGCGGTCGCTGCCGGCGACACCGCGCGCTGGGTGATCGGCGACACCTCCAGCGGCACTGGCGACGACAAGCGCACGCATGTCTTGGTGAAGCCGTTCAGCACTGGGCTGGCGACCAACCTCGTCATCACGACCGATCGGCGCACGTATCACTTGTTGCTGACCAGCCAGGCCAACGCGGGAATGTCGGCGCTTTCGTGGAACTACCCGCTCGATGAGCTGGTGGCGGTCAAGGCGGCGCAGGCTGCCGCCGAATTGGCGAAGCCGGTTGCGGCCGGGCTTGGCGTTGAGCAGCTCTACTTCGGGTATGTAATTACCGGCGACATGCCGACTTGGCGTCCGCTGCGCGCCTTCGATGACGGCAGGCAGACCTTCATCGAGTTTCCCGCCTCGATCGGTGTGGACGAAGCGCCGCCGCTGTTTCTGATTGGCGCGGATGGCGCCGCCGAACTGGTCAATTACCGCATGAAGGGGCGCTTCTATGAGGTGGACCGCATCTTTGCTGTCGCCGAGCTTCGGCTTGGCACCAGGAAACAGCAGGTCGTGCGGATCACCCGAGGCGGCGAGGGGAGGGCGCGGCGATGA